The proteins below come from a single Natranaeroarchaeum aerophilus genomic window:
- the glyA gene encoding serine hydroxymethyltransferase, producing the protein MNYDAVRESDPAVADALAGEVERQRNSLQMIASENHVSEAVLEAQSSVLTNNYAEGYPGARYYAGCEYADDIEELAIERAHELWGGDHINVQPHSGTQANQAVYLAMLDPGDKILSLDLTHGGHLSHGHPANFTGQLYEVEQYEVDAESGYIDYEALREHAEAFDPDIIVSGYSAYPRTVEWEQIQAAADAADALHLADMAHITGLVAAGVHPSPVGVADFVTGSTHKTIRSGRGGIVICDEEYADDIDKAVFPGGQGGPLMHNIAGKAVGFGEANSEAFDEYAAQTIENAKALGDRLQEHGFTLVSGGTDNHLVLVDLRDSHPDVTGGDAEEALEEAGIVLNANTVPGETRSPFNPSGIRAGSPALTTRGFDTDAMETVADCISQVVDAVADDEVDEAIEDVAATVDDLCAEHPLYE; encoded by the coding sequence ATGAACTACGATGCCGTTCGAGAGTCCGATCCCGCGGTCGCCGACGCACTCGCCGGCGAGGTAGAACGACAGCGCAACAGCTTGCAGATGATCGCGAGCGAGAATCACGTCAGCGAGGCGGTGCTCGAAGCCCAGTCGAGCGTCCTGACGAACAACTACGCCGAGGGCTACCCCGGTGCTCGTTACTACGCGGGCTGTGAGTACGCTGACGACATCGAGGAACTCGCCATCGAGCGTGCCCACGAACTCTGGGGTGGCGACCACATCAACGTCCAGCCACACTCCGGGACGCAGGCTAACCAGGCAGTCTATCTGGCGATGCTCGATCCGGGCGACAAGATCCTCTCGCTGGATCTGACCCACGGCGGCCACCTCTCACACGGTCACCCCGCGAACTTCACCGGCCAGCTCTATGAGGTCGAACAGTACGAGGTCGACGCGGAGTCGGGCTACATCGACTACGAGGCCCTCCGTGAGCACGCCGAGGCGTTCGATCCCGATATCATCGTCTCGGGCTACTCCGCGTACCCGCGCACCGTGGAATGGGAGCAGATTCAGGCGGCAGCAGACGCTGCCGACGCACTCCATCTCGCCGACATGGCCCACATCACCGGGCTCGTCGCCGCGGGCGTCCACCCCTCTCCCGTCGGCGTCGCCGACTTCGTCACCGGTTCGACCCACAAGACGATCCGCTCGGGCCGGGGCGGCATCGTCATCTGCGACGAGGAGTACGCCGATGACATCGACAAGGCCGTCTTCCCCGGCGGGCAGGGCGGTCCGCTCATGCACAACATCGCCGGCAAGGCAGTCGGTTTCGGCGAGGCCAACTCCGAAGCATTCGATGAGTACGCCGCACAGACGATCGAGAACGCGAAAGCCCTCGGCGACCGACTACAGGAACACGGCTTCACGCTGGTTTCGGGGGGCACCGACAACCACCTCGTGCTGGTCGATCTCCGCGACTCTCACCCCGATGTCACCGGCGGCGATGCCGAGGAGGCGCTGGAGGAGGCCGGTATCGTTCTCAACGCCAACACTGTCCCCGGCGAGACGCGAAGCCCGTTCAACCCGAGTGGTATCCGCGCTGGCTCTCCCGCACTGACCACACGTGGCTTCGACACCGACGCGATGGAGACAGTCGCCGACTGTATCTCCCAGGTCGTCGATGCTGTCGCCGACGACGAAGTCGACGAAGCCATCGAAGACGTCGCGGCGACCGTCGACGACCTCTGTGCGGAGCACCCACTCTACGAGTAG
- a CDS encoding translation initiation factor eIF-2B produces MIDETVEEIADMQTHSASNVAIKAARALLTVADREVTTVEEYERDLERNASVLRRANPSHAILQNAMADIVDAVTTADLTDVEDAKAVTRSTVDTVIENVRREKQDAAANAVPLFEDGSTILTHDYSSTVLAGLERAVEDGRELEVYVTEARPRYLGRRTARRLAGLDGVETHLIVDSAAGHHLPECDRLITGITSIVDEHIYNRIGTFPLAATANEVGTPMAAVGASSKIVGKRFVFENEYRPVSEVMREPAEGFNVKNPGYDATPLSLVDTIITDEGELEA; encoded by the coding sequence ATGATCGACGAGACAGTCGAAGAGATCGCAGACATGCAGACACACAGCGCCTCGAACGTTGCTATCAAAGCCGCCCGGGCGCTTCTGACAGTCGCAGACCGGGAAGTGACGACCGTAGAGGAGTACGAACGTGATCTGGAACGTAACGCAAGCGTCCTTCGCCGGGCGAACCCATCACACGCAATCCTCCAGAACGCGATGGCCGATATCGTGGACGCGGTCACCACTGCTGACCTCACGGATGTCGAGGATGCCAAAGCCGTTACGCGGTCGACAGTCGATACAGTGATCGAAAACGTTCGGCGCGAGAAACAGGACGCCGCAGCGAATGCGGTGCCGCTGTTCGAGGACGGCTCGACGATACTGACACACGATTACTCCTCGACCGTACTCGCAGGACTGGAACGGGCCGTCGAGGACGGGCGTGAGCTCGAAGTATACGTGACGGAGGCACGGCCACGCTATCTTGGCCGCCGGACAGCGCGTCGACTGGCCGGACTCGACGGCGTCGAGACGCATCTGATCGTCGATAGCGCTGCTGGCCACCACCTGCCGGAGTGTGATCGACTCATCACGGGGATCACGTCGATCGTGGACGAGCATATCTATAATCGGATCGGGACGTTCCCACTCGCCGCCACTGCCAACGAGGTCGGGACACCGATGGCGGCCGTCGGTGCCAGCTCGAAGATCGTTGGCAAGCGATTCGTCTTCGAGAACGAGTATCGACCCGTCAGCGAGGTGATGCGGGAGCCAGCGGAGGGGTTCAACGTCAAGAACCCAGGTTACGACGCGACACCGCTATCGCTGGTGGATACGATCATTACCGACGAGGGGGAGCTAGAGGCGTAG
- a CDS encoding Gfo/Idh/MocA family protein, with translation MTLQVGVLGYRFMGQAHANALARLPMFFEDAPDVERDVLIGRDEAALADAADQLGFTRTSTDWAEEIDEVDVFYNLGPNHVHAEPSIAALESGTPVFCEKPLAPTLDVAEEMAQAARDADVPAGSAFNYRFVPALRYAKGLIEDGKLGEIHHIRGRYLQDWLVDPDAPWSWRNDAELAGSGALGDLGSHTIDLARFLVGEQAGKIERISGQLQTFVDERPVEGSDETRPVTVDDAYSAQAEFESGAMGTFEASRFANGHKNDHTIEIQGSKGSLRFSLERLNELELLREDSRGYETILVTDETDPYIEHWWPPGHVIGWEHTFVHENYEFLSAVADGGEFHPNFEDGLAAQRVLDAIERSDATGEWVSVG, from the coding sequence ATGACACTGCAGGTCGGGGTACTCGGCTATCGGTTCATGGGACAGGCTCACGCGAACGCGCTAGCACGACTGCCGATGTTTTTCGAGGACGCACCGGACGTCGAGCGCGACGTCCTGATCGGCCGCGACGAGGCGGCACTGGCCGACGCCGCCGACCAACTGGGCTTTACCAGAACGTCGACCGACTGGGCCGAGGAGATCGACGAGGTCGACGTCTTCTACAATCTCGGTCCGAACCACGTCCATGCCGAGCCATCGATTGCCGCACTCGAATCGGGCACGCCAGTTTTCTGTGAAAAACCGCTCGCCCCCACGCTCGACGTCGCCGAAGAGATGGCACAGGCGGCGCGCGACGCCGACGTGCCCGCCGGAAGCGCGTTCAACTACCGCTTCGTCCCCGCACTTCGATACGCGAAGGGGTTGATCGAGGACGGCAAACTGGGCGAGATCCATCACATCCGCGGTCGGTATCTCCAGGACTGGCTCGTCGACCCCGATGCACCGTGGTCCTGGCGCAACGACGCCGAGCTAGCGGGTAGCGGCGCGCTGGGTGATCTCGGCAGTCACACGATCGACCTCGCGCGCTTTCTCGTCGGCGAGCAGGCGGGCAAAATCGAACGGATCTCTGGACAGCTACAGACGTTCGTCGACGAGCGTCCGGTCGAGGGCAGCGACGAGACGCGGCCGGTCACTGTCGACGACGCCTACTCCGCACAGGCCGAGTTCGAAAGCGGGGCGATGGGTACCTTCGAGGCCTCACGCTTTGCCAACGGTCACAAGAACGACCACACGATCGAGATCCAGGGCTCGAAAGGGAGCCTGCGATTCTCCCTCGAACGGCTCAACGAACTCGAACTTCTCCGGGAGGACTCACGGGGCTACGAGACGATCCTCGTGACGGACGAGACGGATCCCTACATCGAGCACTGGTGGCCGCCGGGCCACGTTATCGGCTGGGAACACACGTTCGTCCACGAGAACTACGAATTCCTCTCTGCGGTCGCCGACGGCGGCGAGTTCCACCCCAACTTCGAGGACGGGCTTGCTGCACAGCGAGTGCTGGATGCGATCGAGCGAAGCGACGCCACGGGCGAGTGGGTGAGCGTCGGGTGA
- a CDS encoding sugar phosphate isomerase/epimerase family protein, translating to MEIGVHTPPLYDRSLSEALAYLDDIGVDAVEPGVGGWPGDDHLDRRAYLDDEDAQAELAELLDQHDMRISALATHNNPIHPDEDRATEADTELREAIELAGQLDVNTVTCFSGLPAGSPNDETPNWVTAPWPGEHADAHEYQWEEVAIPYWAEIAEHAATHGVDVAIEMHPNMLVYEPHGLLRLREATNDRIGANFDPSHLYWQGIEITDAIRLLGEEDAIHHFHAKDTRVYEEQAREKGVLDTTPYTEEAERSWLFRSIGYGHGELHWKDVVSTLRMVGYDGALSIEHEDSLTSSIEGLEKAVEMLDRAVFDSQPGDAFWA from the coding sequence ATGGAGATCGGTGTACATACCCCACCGCTGTACGACAGGTCGCTCTCGGAAGCGCTCGCATATCTCGACGATATCGGTGTCGACGCCGTCGAGCCGGGCGTCGGCGGCTGGCCCGGTGACGACCACCTCGACCGTCGTGCGTACCTGGACGACGAGGACGCACAGGCCGAGCTCGCCGAGCTACTCGACCAGCACGACATGCGCATCAGCGCACTCGCGACCCACAACAACCCGATCCATCCCGACGAGGATCGCGCTACGGAGGCCGATACCGAACTCCGGGAAGCGATCGAACTCGCCGGACAGCTCGACGTGAACACGGTGACCTGTTTCTCCGGGCTTCCCGCTGGCAGTCCGAACGACGAGACGCCCAACTGGGTCACTGCTCCGTGGCCGGGCGAACACGCGGACGCCCACGAGTACCAGTGGGAGGAAGTAGCGATTCCTTACTGGGCGGAGATCGCCGAGCACGCGGCAACCCACGGTGTCGATGTCGCCATCGAAATGCATCCCAACATGCTCGTCTACGAGCCACACGGTCTGCTTCGCCTGCGCGAGGCCACCAACGATCGGATCGGCGCGAACTTCGATCCCTCACATCTCTACTGGCAGGGTATCGAGATCACGGATGCGATCCGCCTGCTGGGCGAAGAAGATGCAATTCATCACTTCCACGCCAAGGACACCCGTGTCTACGAGGAGCAGGCCCGTGAGAAGGGCGTCCTCGACACGACGCCGTACACCGAGGAAGCCGAGCGGTCCTGGCTGTTCCGGTCCATCGGCTATGGTCACGGGGAGCTACACTGGAAAGACGTCGTTTCGACGCTCCGGATGGTCGGCTACGACGGTGCGCTCTCGATCGAGCACGAGGACTCGTTGACCTCCTCGATAGAGGGTCTAGAGAAGGCCGTCGAGATGCTGGATCGTGCCGTCTTCGACTCCCAACCCGGCGACGCGTTCTGGGCGTGA
- a CDS encoding Gfo/Idh/MocA family protein, with product MDRNDVRVGIVGLGNIAYHHANKLVDAGATIVGGVDIDEDARAAFSEEYEVPTYEDHTDLFEQVDAVIVTTPNRFHEEYAVDALEAGLDVLLEKPLAHTLESAERIATAARDADGFCMVGFHTRFHHQAQIIKEEAESGTFGDVSHVEANYIRRRGIPGRGSWFTDKSVSGGGALIDIGVHALDLALHCLDYPDVVEVSGQTRAEFGTDEEYSYVTMWGEDRGADAFDVDDSATALIRCADGQTVSLEVAWATNRPPSQEFYVRGTDGGARFDKSSGDLTLYDADQRGAHNLKTTDVEVQEHNAHTEEQAAFLEAVAAGEPPELNTVEQALTVQRVIDAIYRSSEAEHAVGIDDELPTEPPTN from the coding sequence ATGGATCGAAACGACGTGCGCGTCGGAATCGTTGGGCTTGGAAACATCGCGTATCACCACGCGAACAAGCTCGTCGACGCGGGTGCGACGATCGTCGGCGGCGTCGACATCGACGAGGACGCCAGAGCGGCCTTTTCCGAGGAGTATGAGGTTCCTACGTACGAGGATCACACCGACCTGTTCGAGCAGGTCGACGCCGTAATCGTCACCACGCCGAACCGGTTCCACGAGGAGTACGCGGTCGACGCGCTCGAGGCGGGCCTCGACGTGTTGCTCGAAAAGCCGCTTGCACACACGCTCGAAAGCGCCGAGCGGATCGCGACAGCGGCACGGGATGCCGACGGGTTCTGTATGGTCGGCTTCCACACGCGATTTCACCATCAGGCACAGATCATCAAGGAGGAGGCGGAGTCGGGGACGTTCGGCGACGTTTCTCACGTCGAAGCGAACTACATCCGGCGACGTGGCATTCCCGGGCGGGGCTCGTGGTTTACCGACAAATCGGTGTCGGGTGGCGGTGCGCTCATCGATATCGGCGTTCACGCACTCGATCTCGCGCTACACTGTCTCGACTACCCGGACGTCGTCGAAGTCAGCGGCCAGACTCGCGCCGAGTTCGGTACCGACGAGGAGTACTCGTACGTGACGATGTGGGGCGAGGATCGGGGAGCCGACGCGTTCGACGTCGACGACTCCGCGACTGCGCTGATCCGTTGTGCGGACGGTCAGACGGTCTCGCTGGAGGTGGCGTGGGCGACGAATCGCCCGCCGAGCCAGGAGTTCTACGTTCGCGGCACCGATGGAGGGGCACGGTTCGACAAATCGAGCGGTGACCTCACGCTCTACGATGCGGACCAGCGCGGCGCGCACAACCTGAAAACGACCGACGTCGAAGTGCAGGAACACAACGCTCATACTGAGGAGCAGGCGGCATTTCTGGAAGCGGTTGCAGCAGGTGAACCCCCCGAGTTGAACACTGTCGAGCAGGCACTCACTGTCCAGCGGGTCATCGATGCGATCTATCGCTCCAGCGAGGCGGAACACGCAGTCGGGATCGACGACGAACTGCCGACTGAACCGCCGACGAACTGA
- a CDS encoding DUF7385 family protein — MEQFDKFVSSTTLREENDSIKLYQNTVALACPACEEPFDDMVVCKNEFTSLNQTMPLDLCATVHDGTPVLFTHKP; from the coding sequence ATGGAACAGTTCGACAAATTCGTCTCGTCGACGACGTTACGCGAAGAGAACGATTCGATCAAGCTGTACCAGAACACGGTTGCACTGGCCTGTCCGGCCTGTGAGGAACCGTTCGACGACATGGTCGTCTGCAAAAACGAGTTCACCAGCCTCAACCAGACGATGCCGCTGGACCTCTGTGCGACGGTCCACGACGGCACGCCGGTGCTGTTCACGCACAAGCCCTGA
- a CDS encoding uracil-xanthine permease family protein: MSDESITGTEGLDPSDAIEYGIDEKPPAGESAVLGVQHYLTMVGANIAVPLILADYMGMPPDITAQFVGTFFVVSGIATLAQTTFGNRYPIVQGAPFSMLAPAIAIVVVITAVPTNNWQDAIVQLQGAIIVAALVQVLMGYFGLVGKLKRFLSPVVIAPTIMLIGLALFDAPQITSSEQSWLLLGLTVGLIVAFSQYLDIKHRAFKLYPVILALAISWIVAAGLSVQGTFGDGHPGYVPLGQVTDTTFILPIYPFQWGMPEVTAAFVIGMFAGVLASIVESLGDYYAVANITGSAAPSEQRINHGIGMEGLMNVFSGIMGTSGSTSYSENIGAIGLTGVASRYVVQVGAVIMLFVGFIGYFGQLIATIPDPIVGGLFVAMFAQIVAVGLSNLKHVDLDSSRNVFVIGFAMFVGLTIPEYMGNFENADQFGTMLEGVAVLGPVLSERVIADTVFVIGSTGMAVGGLAALVLDNTIPGTREERGLAEWQRLTEDDEEFEPFWERFTQ; encoded by the coding sequence ATGTCGGACGAATCGATTACCGGAACCGAGGGGCTCGATCCCAGTGATGCGATCGAATACGGGATCGACGAGAAACCGCCAGCAGGCGAGTCTGCCGTGCTCGGCGTGCAACACTACCTTACGATGGTCGGGGCCAACATCGCTGTGCCGCTGATTCTGGCCGATTACATGGGGATGCCACCGGACATCACCGCGCAGTTCGTTGGCACGTTCTTCGTCGTCTCGGGTATCGCCACACTCGCCCAGACGACGTTCGGGAACCGCTATCCGATCGTGCAGGGTGCTCCCTTTTCGATGCTCGCGCCAGCGATCGCGATTGTGGTCGTCATCACAGCAGTACCCACCAATAACTGGCAGGACGCGATCGTCCAGCTACAGGGTGCGATCATCGTCGCCGCCCTGGTACAGGTCTTGATGGGGTACTTCGGGCTGGTTGGCAAACTTAAACGGTTCCTCTCGCCGGTCGTTATCGCGCCGACCATCATGCTAATTGGGCTTGCCCTCTTCGATGCACCACAGATCACCTCGTCCGAACAGAGCTGGTTGCTCCTCGGTCTGACAGTCGGCCTGATCGTCGCCTTCTCACAGTATCTGGACATCAAACACCGGGCGTTCAAACTGTATCCCGTCATTCTGGCGCTTGCGATCTCGTGGATCGTCGCTGCAGGACTCTCCGTGCAGGGAACCTTCGGCGACGGCCATCCCGGCTACGTCCCGCTCGGTCAGGTCACGGACACGACGTTCATCCTGCCGATCTATCCCTTCCAGTGGGGAATGCCGGAAGTGACGGCCGCGTTCGTCATCGGCATGTTCGCGGGCGTGCTTGCCTCCATCGTCGAGAGCCTCGGTGATTACTACGCCGTCGCAAACATCACCGGCTCCGCCGCGCCGAGCGAGCAGCGGATCAACCACGGGATCGGGATGGAGGGGCTGATGAACGTCTTCTCGGGGATCATGGGTACCAGCGGCTCGACGTCGTACTCCGAGAACATCGGCGCGATCGGCCTGACCGGCGTCGCCTCGCGATACGTCGTCCAGGTCGGCGCGGTGATCATGCTGTTCGTCGGCTTTATCGGCTACTTCGGCCAGCTGATCGCGACGATTCCCGACCCCATCGTGGGCGGTCTCTTTGTTGCAATGTTCGCCCAGATCGTCGCGGTTGGTCTCTCGAACCTGAAACACGTCGATCTGGACTCCTCGCGAAACGTCTTCGTGATCGGCTTTGCCATGTTCGTTGGTCTGACGATCCCCGAGTACATGGGGAACTTCGAGAACGCAGACCAGTTCGGTACGATGCTGGAGGGCGTCGCCGTGCTCGGGCCAGTGCTGAGCGAGCGCGTGATCGCCGACACGGTCTTCGTGATCGGCTCGACCGGCATGGCGGTCGGCGGTCTCGCCGCGCTCGTTCTCGACAACACCATTCCCGGAACTCGCGAGGAGCGAGGGCTGGCCGAGTGGCAGCGGCTCACCGAGGACGACGAGGAGTTCGAGCCGTTCTGGGAACGCTTTACCCAGTAA
- a CDS encoding cupin domain-containing protein, whose amino-acid sequence MYTKVNYEEVDPVGEAMHLLREPLDTEQVGVTVARCPPGWKSVPHEHTDNDHEEVYVLIEGAADVIVDDERVPMSEGDAIHIPPESTRQIENGDAESAFVLVSGPEGLEGEGGVEHEWIIDGFSG is encoded by the coding sequence ATGTACACGAAAGTCAACTACGAGGAGGTCGACCCGGTCGGGGAGGCGATGCACCTGCTCCGTGAACCGCTTGACACCGAGCAGGTCGGCGTGACCGTCGCTCGGTGTCCGCCGGGCTGGAAGTCAGTACCCCACGAACACACCGACAACGACCACGAGGAGGTCTACGTGCTGATCGAGGGCGCGGCCGACGTGATCGTCGACGACGAGCGGGTGCCAATGTCCGAAGGCGATGCGATCCATATCCCGCCGGAATCGACGAGACAGATCGAAAATGGCGATGCCGAAAGCGCGTTCGTACTGGTGAGCGGTCCGGAAGGGCTAGAGGGCGAGGGCGGGGTCGAACACGAGTGGATCATCGACGGCTTCAGCGGCTGA
- a CDS encoding O-methyltransferase → MTQLLPDETARFVSAAGPQPDDVLAEMDEYAHEHGFPHVGPEVGGWLQLLARMVEAERVFEFGSGYGYSAYWFARALPDDGEIVLTEFDADELELAREYLRRGGFDSMTTYEHGDAIETVERYDGPFDVVLVDVRKDQYPDAFEAVREKVAPGGIIVADNAMTAGTLDFEGLLAVQEGADPSDLDDQTRGIADYLQATRDAPEFTTAVMPVGEGIAVSYRSE, encoded by the coding sequence ATGACACAGCTCCTACCTGACGAGACCGCACGGTTTGTCAGTGCCGCGGGACCCCAGCCCGACGATGTGCTGGCGGAGATGGACGAGTACGCCCACGAGCACGGCTTCCCCCACGTTGGCCCGGAGGTCGGTGGCTGGCTCCAGTTGCTCGCGCGGATGGTCGAGGCCGAGCGCGTCTTCGAGTTCGGCTCTGGCTACGGCTACTCGGCGTACTGGTTCGCCCGCGCGCTGCCCGACGATGGCGAAATCGTGCTGACCGAGTTCGACGCCGACGAGCTAGAACTGGCTCGTGAGTATCTGCGTCGTGGCGGGTTCGACAGTATGACAACCTACGAGCACGGCGACGCCATCGAAACGGTCGAGCGCTACGACGGCCCCTTCGACGTGGTGCTGGTCGACGTCCGGAAAGATCAGTATCCCGACGCCTTCGAGGCGGTTCGCGAGAAGGTTGCACCGGGCGGTATCATCGTCGCCGACAACGCGATGACGGCGGGGACGCTCGATTTCGAGGGCCTTCTGGCGGTACAGGAGGGTGCTGATCCCTCGGATCTCGACGACCAGACACGGGGAATCGCCGACTATCTGCAGGCGACACGTGATGCTCCCGAGTTTACGACTGCCGTAATGCCGGTCGGAGAAGGGATTGCCGTGAGCTATCGGTCGGAGTGA
- a CDS encoding sensor histidine kinase, producing MLFWLHLFGFGTAATLCFLALLRARKVTDRETRIGLVALLTTTGGWSLSYVGYLLTPTDLLTNAIYLVGLTIGFATVGCWLYFASAYTGRTYHRNRRLRGLAVAVYVAIVAVKLTNPFHSQYYTMEAATVPFAHLTVVHEPFHWVTTAFSYMLAGIGLFMLLEMFAESEYDTRPLSGLAVLTGLPVVFDIVGYQSDLLLGMIYSPLGVAIFAIGVLFVHQDRFMAVQLTDKVDEATVFLDDDDRVRDFNRRAATLVPELDGSVGQPVETVLPEVGHEESIEQRILERERNGTTNYYLASTTSFELGATRIGKLLMLTDVTETEKRRRELERQNDQLHDFAEALTHELRNTLTIIEGHVSLAGDAITNNQIGTANDSLQAVSGSASRMTGIVNDLSILAKYGQTARETEHVDIADAARTARTQVDAGDLSVTVDGDLDVDADGARVRALFKSAYEFFDRNGADAVEIQVSNDEIRMSGNGTPPIKADLEEYFEYGSAVPTSEAGVALPNVRALARVHGWTTRIDPEYTDGIRVVVDTDSHSDR from the coding sequence ATGTTATTTTGGTTGCATTTATTCGGATTCGGCACTGCCGCCACTCTTTGCTTTCTCGCCTTGCTCCGGGCACGGAAAGTGACGGATCGAGAAACCAGAATCGGCCTCGTCGCCCTGCTTACGACGACAGGCGGGTGGTCGCTGTCGTACGTCGGCTATCTCCTCACTCCAACGGATCTGCTTACGAACGCGATCTATCTCGTCGGGCTCACTATCGGCTTTGCGACGGTCGGCTGCTGGCTGTACTTCGCGTCGGCGTACACCGGTCGGACGTATCACCGGAACCGACGGCTTCGCGGGCTGGCGGTCGCTGTCTACGTAGCGATCGTGGCAGTGAAGCTCACCAACCCGTTTCACAGTCAGTACTACACCATGGAGGCAGCAACTGTTCCGTTTGCCCATCTAACCGTGGTTCATGAGCCGTTCCACTGGGTGACCACGGCATTCTCGTATATGCTCGCCGGGATCGGCCTGTTCATGCTGCTCGAGATGTTCGCCGAATCGGAGTACGATACCAGGCCACTCAGTGGGCTTGCGGTGCTTACCGGGCTCCCCGTCGTGTTCGACATTGTAGGGTACCAGAGCGACCTGCTACTCGGGATGATCTACTCCCCGCTCGGGGTCGCAATCTTCGCGATCGGCGTGCTGTTCGTCCATCAGGACCGATTCATGGCGGTCCAGCTAACCGACAAGGTCGATGAGGCGACCGTCTTCCTCGACGACGACGACCGGGTCCGTGATTTCAACCGGCGTGCAGCCACGCTGGTCCCGGAACTGGACGGCTCGGTCGGCCAGCCGGTGGAGACGGTGCTGCCCGAGGTCGGGCACGAAGAGAGCATCGAACAGCGGATCCTCGAACGCGAACGGAACGGCACGACGAACTACTATCTCGCGTCGACCACATCCTTCGAGCTTGGTGCGACGCGGATCGGCAAGCTACTGATGCTTACTGACGTGACCGAAACCGAAAAACGGCGTCGGGAGCTCGAACGACAGAACGACCAGCTCCACGACTTCGCCGAGGCGCTTACCCACGAGCTCCGGAACACCCTCACCATTATCGAAGGACACGTCTCGCTCGCGGGCGATGCGATCACGAACAATCAGATCGGCACGGCGAACGACTCGTTGCAGGCCGTTTCCGGTTCGGCATCACGCATGACCGGCATCGTCAACGACCTCTCGATTCTCGCAAAGTACGGGCAGACAGCACGGGAAACGGAGCACGTCGACATCGCTGACGCTGCTCGAACCGCCAGAACGCAGGTCGATGCGGGCGACCTCTCCGTGACCGTCGACGGGGATCTCGACGTCGACGCCGACGGCGCTCGGGTGCGAGCTCTTTTCAAAAGCGCCTACGAGTTCTTCGACCGGAACGGTGCGGACGCGGTCGAGATCCAGGTATCGAATGACGAAATCCGGATGAGTGGTAACGGAACGCCACCGATCAAAGCGGACCTCGAGGAGTACTTCGAGTACGGCTCTGCGGTCCCGACCTCGGAAGCGGGTGTCGCGCTACCGAACGTGCGTGCGCTCGCTCGGGTTCACGGCTGGACGACGCGAATCGATCCGGAGTACACGGATGGGATCCGAGTAGTCGTCGATACGGACAGTCACTCCGACCGATAG